The Anas acuta chromosome 1, bAnaAcu1.1, whole genome shotgun sequence genome segment tgggagaacaggccaacccccacctcgctacagcctcctttaatgtacttatacagagcaataaggtcacccctgagcctcctcttctctaggctgaacaagcccagctccttcagccgctcctcataggacttgctctccaggcccctcaccagctttgtcgctcttctttggacccgctcaagcacctcgatgtccttcttgtagcgaggggcccaaaactgaacacagtactcgaggtgcggcctcaccagagccgagtacagggggacgatcacctccctagccctgctggtcacagtgtttctgatacaagccaggatgccgttggccttcttggccacctgagcacactgctggctcatattcagccgactgtccaccatcactcccaggtccttctctgcctggcagctctccaaccattcctctcccagcctgtagttctgcttggggttattgcgccccaggtgcaggacccggcacttggccttgttgaacttcatacagttgacctcagcccatcggtgcagcctatccagatcctcctgcagagccttcctaccctcgagcagatcgacacacgcacctagcttggtgtcatctgcaaacttactgagggtgcactcaatgccctcatccagatcattgatgaagatgttaaagaggaccggccccagcaccgagccctgggggacgccactagtgactggcctccaactggacttggctccatttaccacaactctttgggcccggctatccagccagtttctaacccaacgaagcgtgcgccagtccaagccaagagcagccagtttcttgaggagaatgctgtgggagacggtgtcaaaagccttgctgaagtcaaggtagaccacatccacagcctttccctcgtccacccagcgcgtcactttgtcgtagaaggagatcaggttcgtcaagcaggacctgcctttcataaacccatgctggctgggcctgatcgcctgcttgcccttcaagtgccgcatgatgactcccaagaggatctgctccatgagcttccctggtactgaggtcaaactgaccggcctgtagttccccgggtctcccctccggcccttcttgtagatgggcgtcacatttgctagccgccagtcaactgggacctcccccgatagccaggactgctgataaatgatggataggggcttggccagctcctctgccagttctctcagtacccttgggtggatcccatccggccccatcgatttgtgcacatccaagtgccatagcaggtcaccaaccagttcttcgtggatggtgagggccacatcctgctccccgtccccttccaccagttctgggtactgggtatccagagagcaaccggttttgccgctaaagactgaggcaaagaaggcattaagcacctccgccttttcctcatctaaaggagggaGCGATTCCGAACGGCTGCCAACGGCTCCCCGCCGGCCGTCCATGACCAGCGAGAAGCTGCGCTCGGTGCGCCGCGAGCACCGGCCCTGCAAGGCGGGCGGCGGGATGCTGGGGCCCGGCGATGAGGAGGCGGCCGCGGCGGCGCCCGGCGGAGGCAGGGGCCCCGCGCACTTCCCGGTGCACGAATCCGTCTTCAAGGGCGACGTGCGGCGTCTCTCGGCCCTCATCCGCACGCAGGACATCGGCCAGAAGGACAGCCACGGAAACACTCCTCTGCATCTTGCTGTGATGTTGGGGCATAAAGAATGTGCCCACTTGCTTTTAGCCCATAATGCTCCAGTAAATGTGGAAAATGCTCAGGGATGGAGCCCTCTTGCAGAAGCCATCAGCTACGGAGACAGACAAATGATTACAGCACTCCTAAGGAAGCTTAAACAGCAGTTCAGGGAAAGTGTTGAAGAAAAGCGACCTTGGTTATTAAAAGCCCTGAAAGAGCTAGGTGACTTCTATCTAGAGCTTCACTGGGATTTTCAAAGTTCGGTGCCTTTACTTTCCCGAATTCTGCCTTCTGATGCTtgtaaaatacacaaacaagGTATAAATATCAGGCTGGACACAACTCTCATAGACTTTACAGACATGAAGTGCCAACAAGGGAATTTAAGCTTCATTTTTAATGGTGATGCAGCACCCTCTGAATCTTTTGTAGTTTTAGACAATGAACAAAAAGTTTACTGGCGAATACATCACGAGGAATCGGAGATG includes the following:
- the LOC137849739 gene encoding ankyrin repeat domain-containing protein 13C-like, giving the protein MTSEKLRSVRREHRPCKAGGGMLGPGDEEAAAAAPGGGRGPAHFPVHESVFKGDVRRLSALIRTQDIGQKDSHGNTPLHLAVMLGHKECAHLLLAHNAPVNVENAQGWSPLAEAISYGDRQMITALLRKLKQQFRESVEEKRPWLLKALKELGDFYLELHWDFQSSVPLLSRILPSDACKIHKQGINIRLDTTLIDFTDMKCQQGNLSFIFNGDAAPSESFVVLDNEQKVYWRIHHEESEMETEEEVDILMSSDIYSATLSTKSITFTRAQTGWLFREDKTGRVGNFSADFYLVNGLVLELRKRREHLSEEDILRNKAIMESLSKGGNLMEQNFEPVRRQSLTPPSPNTITWEEYISAENGKAPHLGRELVCKESKKTFKATIAMSQEFSLGIESLLNALEVIAPFKHFNKLREFVQMKLPPGFPVKLDISVFPTITATVTFQEFRYDKFDESIFTIPDDYKEDPSCFPDL